One stretch of Desulforamulus hydrothermalis Lam5 = DSM 18033 DNA includes these proteins:
- the phoU gene encoding phosphate signaling complex protein PhoU has protein sequence MTTRQSFDKALAELQQDVLRMASVVEKSIYNAVKSLATQDPVLAGEVIEGDDIVDEQRYQIEDKIIKIIATQQPMAKDLRILITGLRIVMSLERMADHSVDIARVTMCLADQKLIKPLVGITAMAKLAQQMVKDGLDAYVHNDPDKAREMCQADDEVDHIYHQTFKHLVAYMKRDPSTIGQATYLLFVARFLERIADHATNIGEAVVYQVTGERLELN, from the coding sequence TTGACCACCCGACAGTCCTTTGACAAAGCATTGGCAGAATTACAACAGGATGTCTTGCGTATGGCCAGTGTGGTGGAGAAATCCATTTATAACGCTGTTAAATCCCTGGCCACCCAGGATCCGGTTTTAGCCGGGGAAGTCATTGAAGGGGACGATATTGTTGATGAGCAGCGTTATCAGATTGAAGATAAAATCATTAAAATTATAGCTACCCAGCAACCTATGGCGAAGGATTTACGAATTCTCATTACAGGCCTTCGTATTGTTATGAGCTTAGAGCGAATGGCAGATCATTCGGTGGATATTGCCAGAGTGACCATGTGCCTGGCCGATCAAAAGCTGATTAAGCCCCTGGTGGGCATTACCGCTATGGCCAAACTGGCTCAGCAGATGGTTAAGGACGGCTTGGATGCCTATGTTCACAATGATCCGGACAAAGCAAGAGAAATGTGTCAAGCTGATGACGAGGTTGACCATATTTATCACCAAACTTTTAAACACCTGGTTGCTTATATGAAGCGGGATCCCTCAACCATTGGCCAGGCGACTTACCTGTTGTTTGTGGCCAGGTTTTTGGAACGTATTGCGGATCATGCCACCAATATCGGAGAAGCAGTAGTTTACCAGGTAACCGGCGAACGGCTGGAACTGAATTAG
- a CDS encoding YggT family protein, translated as MNNITSFLHVAFWVYEMMLLIRILLSWIPHNPYNPITRFLYETTDPYLNIFRRFIPPIGMIDISPIIAFLVLRMIQQFIFGLVR; from the coding sequence ATGAATAATATAACGTCTTTTCTGCATGTGGCCTTTTGGGTCTATGAAATGATGCTGTTAATCAGAATTTTGTTGTCCTGGATTCCGCACAATCCCTATAATCCCATTACACGCTTTCTGTATGAAACCACCGATCCCTATTTAAACATTTTCCGGCGGTTTATCCCGCCCATCGGCATGATCGATATTTCCCCGATTATTGCTTTTCTGGTGCTGCGCATGATTCAACAATTTATCTTTGGTTTGGTGAGATAA
- a CDS encoding RNA-binding protein, which translates to MKLDRQSLLGSIRDQEEKVVIAKVLDDAEKVLKNHRPLLTNFYDPYHTGLIISVLERIPDLEFGTNGGYPAAERVRIAIFPDYLDENEIDYDTVVLAVEGNFKMVQVTHRDFLGSVLGLGIKREMVGDLLVTNNGCQVVATREVASYLSTHLTRVHRVRVTVREILPAELVLPEVRVKEIKTTVASLRIDAVAAAGFGTSRTRLVREILAEKLSLNWHTCANAAAPVRQGDIISLRGRGRLELAEVRGNTKSGRIGIVIKRFL; encoded by the coding sequence ATGAAACTGGATCGGCAATCTTTGCTGGGCAGCATACGAGATCAGGAAGAAAAGGTGGTTATTGCCAAAGTATTGGATGATGCGGAAAAGGTTTTGAAAAACCACCGGCCGTTGCTTACCAACTTTTATGACCCGTACCACACGGGTCTCATCATTTCTGTATTAGAGCGCATTCCCGATCTTGAGTTTGGCACCAATGGCGGGTACCCTGCCGCTGAGAGGGTGCGAATTGCCATTTTTCCTGATTATTTGGACGAAAATGAGATTGACTATGATACCGTTGTATTAGCGGTGGAAGGCAATTTTAAAATGGTTCAGGTAACCCACCGGGATTTTTTAGGTTCTGTTTTAGGGTTAGGTATCAAGCGGGAAATGGTGGGGGATTTGCTTGTTACGAATAACGGCTGTCAGGTGGTGGCGACGCGAGAGGTAGCATCTTACCTAAGTACTCATTTAACCAGGGTACACCGGGTTCGGGTGACGGTTAGGGAGATACTGCCCGCAGAGCTGGTGCTGCCGGAAGTAAGGGTAAAGGAAATCAAGACCACGGTGGCTTCGCTGCGCATCGATGCAGTGGCGGCGGCCGGCTTTGGCACCTCTAGGACACGCCTGGTAAGGGAAATACTGGCTGAAAAACTAAGTTTAAACTGGCATACTTGTGCCAATGCGGCGGCTCCCGTACGGCAGGGGGATATTATCTCCCTGCGCGGCCGGGGCAGGCTTGAATTGGCAGAAGTAAGGGGAAATACCAAAAGCGGCCGCATAGGGATAGTCATTAAGCGTTTTTTATAA
- the gcvT gene encoding glycine cleavage system aminomethyltransferase GcvT: MTEIKRTPLYHAHLAAGGKMVEFGGWLMPVQYEGIIKEHQVVRSAAGLFDVSHMGEIKISGKGAGEFVQKVITNDVFRLRPGCAMYALLCNPQGGTIDDLLVYQLAPEQYLLVVNAANTDKDYQWLANLAPAGVEVDNVSETICQLALQGPAAQAILQKITAAELGAIRYFCFINGQVAGVECMISRTGYTGEDGFELYFAAAKATTVWQTILEAGREAGIKPAGLGARDTLRLEACLALYGHELTEEISPLMAELGWTVKFYKPEFIGREALLQEKQAGATHRLVGLEMIDRGIPRQGYQICKDGLPVGWVTSGSFAPTLNKNLALGYVAAQWTDTGSELEVMVRNKPLKARVVQKPFYKREV, translated from the coding sequence GTGACGGAAATAAAACGTACACCTCTGTACCACGCCCACCTGGCAGCGGGGGGCAAGATGGTGGAATTTGGCGGTTGGTTAATGCCGGTGCAGTATGAAGGGATTATCAAAGAACACCAGGTTGTACGGTCGGCTGCCGGTCTGTTTGATGTATCCCATATGGGCGAGATAAAAATTTCCGGCAAGGGTGCCGGTGAATTTGTGCAGAAAGTGATTACCAACGACGTGTTTCGTCTGCGACCGGGCTGTGCCATGTATGCACTGCTTTGCAATCCTCAGGGCGGTACCATAGATGACTTATTGGTGTATCAACTGGCCCCGGAACAGTACCTGCTGGTGGTCAATGCCGCCAACACAGATAAGGATTATCAATGGCTGGCGAATCTGGCGCCGGCTGGCGTGGAGGTAGACAACGTATCTGAAACAATCTGCCAACTGGCCTTGCAGGGACCGGCAGCGCAGGCCATTTTACAGAAAATTACTGCCGCCGAGCTTGGTGCAATAAGGTACTTCTGTTTTATTAACGGACAGGTGGCCGGGGTGGAGTGCATGATCTCCCGCACGGGCTATACCGGCGAAGACGGTTTTGAGTTGTATTTTGCGGCTGCTAAGGCGACGACCGTGTGGCAAACCATTTTGGAAGCCGGCCGGGAGGCCGGAATAAAACCGGCCGGCCTGGGGGCAAGAGATACCCTGCGCCTGGAAGCCTGCCTGGCCCTTTACGGACATGAACTGACCGAAGAGATTTCCCCGCTGATGGCAGAGCTGGGCTGGACGGTAAAGTTTTATAAACCGGAGTTTATTGGCAGAGAGGCATTGTTGCAAGAAAAGCAGGCCGGTGCCACGCATCGGCTGGTGGGATTGGAAATGATTGACCGGGGCATACCGCGTCAAGGTTATCAAATCTGTAAGGATGGTTTGCCGGTAGGGTGGGTTACCTCCGGCAGCTTTGCTCCAACCTTGAATAAAAATTTGGCTTTGGGCTATGTGGCTGCTCAATGGACCGACACCGGCAGCGAACTGGAGGTTATGGTGCGCAATAAACCACTCAAAGCCCGTGTTGTACAAAAACCATTTTATAAACGGGAGGTTTAA
- the ileS gene encoding isoleucine--tRNA ligase — translation MDYSKTLNLPQTDFPMRGNLPQKEPEILKYWQEIDLYNKVQAKNRGKTKYILHDGPPYANGHIHLGHTLNKVLKDMVVKYRSMAGYDAPYVPGWDTHGLPIEQQAIKQLGINRHQVSPVEFRAKCRDYALQWAKIQSEEFQRLGVRGDWQRPYYTLLPQYEATQIRVFGEMAKKGYIYKGLKPVYWCACCETALAEAEVEYADKTSPSIYVKFPVKDGRGILPEDAAVVIWTTTPWTLPANVAIAVHPEFEYVLALVNGHKVVVAKGLLDAFRQAVEAAEAAILDTYKGEQLERVVCRHPFMERDSLVILGEHVTLEAGTGAVHTAPGHGEEDFQVGKQYGLPVLAPLDNRGRFTAEGGKFEGQFILDANKTIIEELKEKNVLLGHGQIKHQYPHCWRCKQPIFFRATEQWFASVDGFRQKALQAIRNVNWVPAWGEDRIYNMVEGRGDWCVSRQRTWGVPIPIFYCNDCGKEIITEETIAHIEKLFKEHGSDIWFAKEANELVPPGLTCHHCGKGKDFRKETDTMDVWFDSGSSHLAVLNQPALWPELQWPADLYLEGSDQHRGWFNSSLSTAVAVTGQPPYKTVLTHGFTVDEKGRKMSKSLGNVVDPLKICDQMGADILRLWVSSADYRSDLALSPNILKQIAEAYRKIRNTARFLLGNLYDYNPVQDEVAYEQLPELDRVALLELHKLINQVLAAYENYEFHLGLPCGYTIISGGKPERLFTWMSLKTPPYNCPPRHSLGTPPRPQTVPLPGAGMHWFVC, via the coding sequence GTGGACTACAGCAAAACCCTTAATTTACCACAAACAGATTTTCCCATGCGGGGCAATTTACCGCAAAAAGAACCGGAAATCTTGAAGTATTGGCAGGAGATTGACCTGTACAACAAAGTACAGGCCAAAAACCGGGGTAAGACCAAGTACATTTTGCATGACGGCCCCCCCTATGCCAACGGGCATATCCACCTGGGACATACTTTAAATAAGGTGTTAAAGGATATGGTGGTAAAATATCGATCAATGGCCGGTTATGATGCTCCCTATGTACCGGGGTGGGATACCCATGGGCTGCCCATCGAGCAACAGGCCATTAAGCAACTGGGCATTAACCGCCACCAGGTCAGTCCGGTTGAGTTTCGGGCTAAGTGCCGTGATTATGCGCTGCAGTGGGCGAAAATTCAAAGTGAGGAATTTCAACGCTTAGGGGTACGGGGTGATTGGCAGCGGCCCTACTATACCCTGTTGCCTCAATATGAGGCCACACAAATTCGTGTATTTGGGGAAATGGCCAAAAAGGGTTATATTTACAAGGGTCTTAAGCCGGTGTACTGGTGCGCCTGCTGTGAAACAGCACTGGCTGAAGCAGAAGTTGAGTATGCCGATAAAACCTCTCCCTCAATTTATGTTAAATTTCCGGTTAAGGACGGCCGGGGGATTCTGCCTGAGGATGCGGCTGTGGTAATCTGGACCACCACTCCCTGGACCCTGCCGGCTAACGTGGCCATTGCGGTTCATCCGGAATTTGAATATGTATTGGCCTTGGTTAACGGTCATAAAGTTGTGGTGGCCAAAGGTTTGCTGGATGCTTTCCGGCAAGCGGTGGAGGCTGCCGAGGCAGCAATCCTGGATACTTATAAAGGAGAACAACTGGAACGGGTGGTCTGCCGGCATCCCTTTATGGAGCGTGATTCTCTGGTTATTTTAGGAGAGCACGTTACCCTGGAGGCCGGTACCGGAGCTGTACACACGGCGCCGGGGCATGGCGAAGAAGATTTCCAGGTGGGCAAGCAATACGGCTTACCTGTTTTAGCGCCGTTGGATAACCGGGGCAGGTTTACGGCAGAAGGCGGCAAGTTTGAGGGGCAGTTTATCCTGGATGCCAATAAAACTATTATTGAAGAATTAAAAGAAAAAAATGTCCTGCTGGGGCATGGTCAGATAAAACACCAGTACCCCCACTGCTGGCGTTGCAAACAACCCATTTTCTTCCGGGCCACTGAACAATGGTTTGCTTCGGTGGACGGTTTTCGCCAGAAAGCTCTTCAGGCTATTCGCAATGTTAACTGGGTGCCGGCCTGGGGTGAAGACCGTATTTACAATATGGTGGAAGGACGGGGTGACTGGTGCGTATCCCGCCAGCGAACCTGGGGTGTGCCAATTCCCATTTTCTACTGCAATGACTGCGGTAAAGAAATTATTACGGAAGAAACCATTGCCCATATTGAAAAATTGTTTAAGGAACACGGGTCAGATATTTGGTTTGCCAAAGAAGCCAATGAGCTGGTGCCGCCTGGGTTAACCTGTCACCACTGCGGTAAGGGCAAAGATTTCCGCAAGGAAACTGATACCATGGATGTTTGGTTTGATTCCGGCTCCAGCCACCTGGCGGTACTGAACCAGCCTGCATTGTGGCCGGAACTGCAGTGGCCGGCTGACTTGTACCTGGAAGGCAGTGACCAGCACCGGGGTTGGTTTAACTCCTCCTTATCCACCGCTGTGGCAGTAACCGGCCAACCACCCTATAAAACTGTACTAACCCACGGTTTTACAGTGGATGAAAAGGGACGCAAGATGTCCAAATCCCTGGGCAATGTGGTGGATCCCCTGAAAATTTGTGACCAGATGGGTGCAGACATTCTGCGTCTTTGGGTGTCTTCGGCGGATTACCGTTCAGACCTGGCGCTGTCCCCCAATATTTTAAAACAGATTGCCGAAGCATATCGTAAGATTCGCAACACCGCCCGCTTCCTGCTGGGCAACCTGTATGACTACAACCCGGTGCAGGACGAAGTGGCCTATGAACAGTTGCCTGAGTTAGACCGGGTAGCCCTGCTGGAACTGCACAAATTAATCAACCAGGTGCTGGCGGCCTATGAAAATTATGAATTCCACCTTGGTTTACCCTGCGGGTACACAATTATTTCCGGGGGTAAACCTGAGCGCCTTTTTACTTGGATGTCATTAAAAACCCCCCCGTATAACTGCCCCCCCCGGCACTCCCTTGGAACCCCCCCCCGGCCCCAAACGGTTCCTCTACCGGGGGCCGGGATGCACTGGTTCGTCTGCTGA
- a CDS encoding DivIVA domain-containing protein, translating into MTVLTPMEIQTKEFARTLRGYDVKQVDAWVQKIKDHYERLFVENHELREKLARAEESMVHYRELEDALQRTLVMAQKNAEDMRNNAEKEARVMLEQAEVAARTVKQKAEEEAERMLHEASQKAEEMIKLADRRVGAILEEYRRLEKQANIFKVKFKALLEAQLAMVEGKLAAVEEAEESA; encoded by the coding sequence ATGACAGTATTAACGCCCATGGAAATTCAAACCAAAGAGTTTGCCAGAACTCTGCGCGGGTACGATGTAAAACAGGTGGATGCGTGGGTACAAAAAATTAAAGATCATTATGAAAGACTGTTTGTGGAAAACCATGAATTAAGAGAGAAATTAGCCCGGGCGGAAGAAAGCATGGTGCATTACCGGGAATTGGAAGATGCCTTACAGCGTACCCTGGTGATGGCCCAAAAAAATGCGGAAGACATGCGCAACAACGCCGAAAAGGAAGCCAGAGTTATGCTGGAACAGGCGGAGGTGGCTGCCAGAACCGTTAAGCAAAAGGCGGAAGAAGAAGCGGAACGGATGCTGCACGAGGCTTCACAAAAGGCGGAGGAAATGATTAAACTGGCTGACCGGAGGGTTGGCGCCATTTTGGAGGAATACCGCCGCTTGGAGAAACAGGCTAATATCTTTAAAGTTAAATTTAAAGCTTTGCTGGAAGCCCAGCTGGCTATGGTGGAAGGCAAACTGGCCGCTGTGGAGGAGGCAGAAGAAAGTGCTTAA
- a CDS encoding HlyD family efflux transporter periplasmic adaptor subunit has protein sequence MVVKTEGSGIKHKAGRHRKVRVVNGNRFLCFVLICFIIAAMGWLFASSAKSFIYKQLITVDVLQPGVVEQDYAAEGILIKQEYLVKAPLKGNMKFLVADGERVKAGTSFGELAASDIDAVSGVKRYAVKAPVSGVVCRHVDGWETVLLPGNLDVVEIPALDKIKSDLPEETKSLVEHGQPVAKVIDNLAPIYVYALFSLNDVKQIQQQKDTVLKLKWAGQVVEARVDKVFLGEQPAVLFIVKNYPDEILHYRKIKFHITTAILKGILIDEKSLVQRDNRYGIYLAWKGFVRWLPVEVTGRLEGRVAIRGTDIQPGIRYVVNPAFAREGDKL, from the coding sequence GTGGTGGTGAAGACGGAAGGATCAGGCATCAAGCATAAAGCTGGACGCCACCGCAAGGTAAGGGTGGTTAACGGGAATCGTTTCCTCTGTTTTGTGTTAATTTGTTTTATAATTGCAGCCATGGGTTGGTTGTTTGCCAGCAGCGCAAAGTCTTTTATCTATAAACAATTGATTACGGTTGATGTACTGCAACCGGGGGTTGTGGAGCAAGATTATGCCGCTGAGGGAATTTTAATAAAACAGGAATATTTAGTAAAGGCTCCCCTTAAAGGAAATATGAAATTTTTGGTGGCTGATGGCGAACGGGTGAAAGCAGGGACGAGCTTTGGCGAGCTGGCGGCTTCTGATATCGATGCTGTCTCGGGTGTCAAACGCTATGCGGTTAAAGCGCCGGTCAGCGGGGTGGTGTGCCGTCATGTGGATGGCTGGGAAACGGTTTTGCTGCCGGGTAATCTTGATGTTGTGGAAATACCCGCACTGGATAAAATAAAAAGTGACCTGCCTGAAGAAACCAAGTCCCTGGTTGAGCACGGACAACCTGTGGCAAAAGTTATTGATAACCTGGCACCGATATATGTTTACGCTTTGTTTTCCCTAAATGATGTAAAGCAAATCCAGCAGCAAAAGGATACGGTCCTGAAGCTGAAATGGGCCGGTCAGGTTGTTGAGGCCCGGGTTGATAAAGTTTTTTTAGGGGAACAACCGGCTGTTTTATTTATTGTCAAGAACTACCCGGATGAAATTCTCCATTATCGCAAAATTAAATTCCACATTACCACAGCCATACTGAAGGGTATTTTGATTGATGAAAAGTCCCTGGTGCAAAGGGATAACCGGTACGGTATTTACCTGGCTTGGAAAGGATTTGTTCGCTGGCTGCCGGTGGAAGTAACCGGGCGCCTTGAGGGGCGGGTGGCAATCCGGGGAACAGATATTCAACCCGGCATCAGATATGTGGTAAATCCTGCCTTTGCCAGGGAAGGAGACAAGCTTTAG
- a CDS encoding zinc finger domain-containing protein has translation MYKHMPVVGERPASVQLLDMPQVNERYLDDELEKKWEKIHAVRKEVLKALENARQQKVIGNALEAAVDLYAAGEVAELLQPMAEELATLFIVSQVNLQPLSAAPADAVKGEELELAVKVTAASGQKCERCWMYHQDVGKDTEHASLCPRCAGVVKQYHTV, from the coding sequence ATTTATAAGCATATGCCGGTAGTGGGTGAGCGTCCGGCCAGTGTACAGCTGCTGGATATGCCGCAGGTAAATGAGCGCTACCTGGACGATGAACTGGAGAAAAAGTGGGAGAAAATTCACGCTGTTCGCAAAGAGGTATTAAAGGCGCTGGAAAACGCCCGCCAACAAAAAGTGATTGGTAATGCTTTGGAGGCGGCCGTTGACCTTTATGCAGCCGGCGAGGTGGCAGAACTGCTGCAGCCAATGGCCGAAGAACTGGCTACCCTGTTTATTGTTTCTCAGGTAAATTTGCAGCCCCTGTCTGCTGCTCCGGCAGATGCCGTCAAAGGTGAGGAATTGGAGCTGGCTGTTAAAGTAACCGCCGCATCGGGCCAAAAGTGCGAGCGCTGCTGGATGTACCACCAGGATGTGGGCAAAGATACCGAACATGCTTCCCTGTGCCCCCGCTGTGCCGGTGTGGTAAAACAATATCATACAGTATGA
- a CDS encoding small, acid-soluble spore protein, alpha/beta type, with amino-acid sequence MTAKIKTTNPESRKVHNKNNREKQPTAMDLLKLEIAAELGLADKVKKEGWGALTSIESGRIGGIITQRAKKGLIDLDALRSDKK; translated from the coding sequence ATGACAGCAAAGATAAAAACAACCAATCCGGAAAGCCGCAAGGTGCATAATAAGAACAACCGAGAAAAACAGCCCACAGCCATGGATTTGTTAAAACTGGAGATAGCCGCCGAGCTGGGTCTGGCTGATAAGGTAAAAAAAGAAGGCTGGGGTGCTTTAACTTCCATTGAATCAGGACGTATCGGCGGCATCATTACCCAGCGGGCCAAAAAGGGCCTGATCGATTTAGATGCTCTGCGGTCAGACAAAAAATAG
- the gcvH gene encoding glycine cleavage system protein GcvH yields MKVPVDLKYSREHEWVRVDGNRVTVGITDYAQESMGDIVFVELPAIGDAVVAEEPFGVVESVKTASDLYAPVSGQVVEINNQPLDEPAVINQEPYGRGWLIVVEMSDPAQLENLLSPEEYRAMVEEQA; encoded by the coding sequence ATGAAAGTACCGGTTGATTTGAAGTACAGCAGAGAACATGAATGGGTGAGGGTTGACGGGAACCGTGTGACAGTCGGTATTACCGACTATGCCCAGGAATCCATGGGGGATATTGTGTTTGTGGAGTTGCCTGCTATAGGTGACGCCGTGGTGGCGGAAGAACCCTTTGGGGTGGTGGAATCGGTCAAGACAGCCAGTGATTTGTATGCGCCGGTTAGCGGCCAGGTGGTGGAAATAAACAATCAGCCGTTGGATGAACCGGCTGTGATTAACCAGGAACCTTATGGCAGGGGCTGGTTGATTGTGGTTGAAATGTCTGACCCGGCTCAGTTGGAGAACTTGCTTAGCCCCGAGGAATACCGGGCTATGGTGGAAGAACAAGCATAA
- a CDS encoding DUF167 domain-containing protein: MLDIRQDGTGVVIKVRVQPRASQNGLAGQLAGAVKIRLTAPPVDGAANEACCKFLAQLFGVAKNNVTIIAGHTGRNKTVRIEGINQAQALAAIQGRDCS; encoded by the coding sequence GTGCTGGATATCAGACAGGATGGAACAGGAGTTGTTATTAAAGTGCGGGTGCAGCCCAGAGCTTCCCAAAACGGTCTGGCCGGCCAATTGGCCGGTGCTGTCAAAATTCGTTTAACCGCGCCGCCGGTAGATGGTGCGGCTAACGAAGCCTGCTGCAAATTTCTTGCTCAGTTGTTTGGGGTGGCCAAAAACAATGTTACAATCATAGCAGGCCATACCGGCCGCAATAAGACCGTTCGCATCGAAGGAATTAATCAGGCCCAGGCTCTGGCGGCAATTCAAGGCAGGGACTGTTCTTAA
- a CDS encoding YggS family pyridoxal phosphate-dependent enzyme, producing the protein MSIATNLAVIQKQIMASALKVNRDPASVKLIAVTKNVPAAGAIAAVAAGVADLGENRVQELCRKYPAVAGARWHMIGHLQSNKVKSVVGKVALVHSLDRWSLALELNRRSQEAGLVTPVLVQVNVAGEATKYGLPVDEVADFVAEAAALPGIAIQGLMTVAPLVEDPEEVRPVFRQLRQMAAQLKAVPGVKMEQLSMGMTNDFPVAIEEGSTMVRIGTAIFGSRQ; encoded by the coding sequence ATGAGTATTGCAACAAACCTGGCTGTTATTCAAAAACAAATTATGGCAAGTGCTTTAAAAGTAAATAGAGATCCTGCCTCTGTAAAACTTATTGCCGTAACTAAAAATGTGCCGGCTGCCGGTGCCATAGCAGCGGTTGCGGCCGGTGTGGCAGACCTGGGTGAAAACCGAGTTCAGGAGTTATGCCGGAAATATCCGGCGGTAGCCGGAGCCCGCTGGCATATGATTGGCCACTTGCAAAGCAACAAAGTTAAATCTGTTGTTGGCAAGGTTGCCCTGGTGCATTCATTGGATCGCTGGTCGCTGGCGCTGGAATTGAATCGCCGGTCTCAGGAAGCCGGCCTGGTAACACCTGTTTTAGTTCAGGTAAACGTAGCCGGGGAAGCCACCAAGTATGGTTTGCCGGTTGACGAGGTGGCTGATTTTGTAGCAGAGGCAGCTGCTCTGCCGGGAATTGCCATCCAGGGATTGATGACCGTTGCTCCCCTGGTGGAGGATCCGGAGGAAGTAAGGCCGGTGTTCCGTCAATTAAGACAAATGGCTGCTCAGTTAAAAGCTGTACCAGGGGTAAAAATGGAACAGCTGTCAATGGGAATGACCAATGACTTTCCGGTGGCTATAGAAGAGGGTTCCACCATGGTAAGAATCGGTACCGCTATTTTTGGCAGCCGGCAATAA
- a CDS encoding cell division protein SepF — protein MAIGMFDKILGFMGFDETEEQGREETTDRNEGLPQAKRKNAPVVSLHTGRQLRVVVCEPASFDEAQNIADNLKNRRAVVVNLERAGAEQARRIVDFISGTTFALSGDMQKVGQNIFLFVPSHIDIANDTGRETREKSIFSWARSQ, from the coding sequence GTGGCCATAGGTATGTTTGATAAAATACTTGGTTTCATGGGTTTTGATGAAACAGAGGAGCAGGGCCGGGAAGAAACAACAGACAGAAATGAAGGACTGCCGCAAGCCAAACGAAAAAACGCTCCGGTGGTAAGCCTGCATACCGGGCGACAGCTGCGGGTGGTGGTTTGCGAACCTGCTTCCTTTGATGAGGCTCAAAACATTGCCGATAACCTGAAAAACAGACGGGCGGTTGTAGTTAATTTAGAACGGGCCGGCGCTGAACAAGCCAGGCGCATTGTTGATTTTATCAGCGGTACTACCTTTGCATTAAGCGGCGACATGCAAAAGGTGGGGCAAAACATTTTTCTTTTTGTACCCAGCCATATTGATATTGCCAACGATACAGGCAGAGAGACCAGGGAGAAAAGTATTTTCTCCTGGGCCAGATCCCAGTAA